The following are encoded in a window of Trichomycterus rosablanca isolate fTriRos1 chromosome 13, fTriRos1.hap1, whole genome shotgun sequence genomic DNA:
- the soul3 gene encoding heme-binding protein soul3, translated as MDAGGCQMNGGGGGGAGDTQGSGPEHGLITLEDLDSFAENQRSDSEAGSLEETDMTDDDEQERLLRYWQDVARGHRVEVPRDMAEPIQQLTTNNNGTHQRETVPFTLITRKEKCGDVLYEKRRYDKAHWACITVEEETYEQSFCYGFMKIMKYICQQNSLGSYLGMTIPILTVVRPEGTNTGLSRVVTVAYFLPSNHQAQPPTPHDPGITTEVWPATTVYSRAFTGTTNETTLISQINTLAELLDSPGLYVSDSFIMAGYSNPAAALRNNEMWFIERP; from the exons ATGGATGCAGGTGGTTGTCAGATGAACGGAGGAGGTGGTGGCGGCGCGGGAGATACGCAAGGATCCGGACCCGAGCACGGATTAATCACGCTGGAAGATCTCGACTCGTTCGCGGAGAACCAGCGGTCAGACTCGGAAGCAGGCAGCCTAGAGGAGACGGACATGACGGACGATGATGAGCAGGAGAGATTGTTACGTTACTGGCAGGACGTAGCCAGAGGACATCGGGTCGAAGTGCCCAGAG ATATGGCAGAACCCATTCAACAACTAACCACCAATAATAACGGCACACACCAGCGGGAAACGGTTCCCTTCACGCTCATCACGCGCAAGGAGAAG TGCGGGGACGTACTTTATGAGAAGCGGCGTTACGACAAGGCACACTGGGCCTGCATCACAGTGGAGGAGGAAACGTACGAACAGAGCTTCTGCTACGGCTTTATGAAGATCATGAAGTACATCTGCCAGCAGAATTCTTTAG GCAGTTATCTGGGCATGACCATACCTATCCTGACCGTGGTGCGACCAGAGGGGACGAACACCGGCCTGTCAAGAGTGGTCACCGTCGCGTATTTCCTGCCCTCGAACCACCAGGCTCAGCCTCCAACACCCCACGATCCCGGCATAACGACTGAAGTGTGGCCGGCCACCACGGTCTACAGCAG GGCATTTACGGGCACTACGAACGAGACCACGCTCATCAGTCAGATCAACACCCTGGCAGAGCTGCTGGATTCTCCCGGCCTGTACGTGAGCGATTCCTTCATCATGGCTGGATACAGCAACCCTGCAGCCGCGCTCCGGAATAACGAGATGTGGTTTATCGAGAGGCCGTGA